A portion of the Saimiri boliviensis isolate mSaiBol1 chromosome 1, mSaiBol1.pri, whole genome shotgun sequence genome contains these proteins:
- the APBB3 gene encoding amyloid-beta A4 precursor protein-binding family B member 3, whose translation MLGKDYMLAIILVNCDDDLWGDQSLEGEPGLPPGWRKIHDAAGTYYWHVPSGSTQWQRPTWELGDAENPGMEKEGIWGLRPPKGRSFSSLESSLDRSNSLSWYGEESYIQSMEPGAKCFAVRSLGWVEVPEEDLAPGKSSIAVNNCIQQLAQTRSRSQLPDGAWGEGQNMLMILKKDAMSLVNPLDHSLIHCQPLVHIRVWGVGSSKGRDRDFAFVASDKDSCMLKCHVFRCDVPAKAIASVLHGLCAQILSERVGVSGDASCCSPDPISPEDLPRQVELLDAVSQAAQKYEALYMGTLPVTKAMGMDVLNEAIGALTARGDRNAWVPTTLSVSDSLMTAYSIQAEASTEEEPLWQCPVRLVTFIGVGRDPHTFGLIADLGRQSFQCAAFWCQPHAGGLSEAVQAACMVQYQKCLVASAARGKAWGAQARARLRLKRTSSMDSPGGPLPLPLLKGGVGSAGATPRKRGVFSFLDAFRLKPSLLHMP comes from the exons ATGCTGGGCAAGGATTACATGCTGGCCATCATTCTGGTCAACTGCGATG ATGACTTGTGGGGGGACCAGAGTTTGGAGGGGGAGCCTGGCCTGCCCCCTGGCTGGAGGAAGATCCACGATGCTGCAGGTACTTACTACTGGCATGTACCCAGCGGTAGCACCCAGTGGCAGCGCCCAACCTGGGAACTAGGAGATGCGGAGAACCCAGGCATG GAAAAGGAGGGGATTTGGGGACTGCGGCCCCCCAAAGGGAGATCCTTCTCCAGCCTGGAGAGCTCACTGGACCGGAG TAACTCTCTGTCCTGGTATGGTGAAGAATCCTACATCCAGAGCATGGAGCCAGGGGCTAAG TGTTTTGCAGTTCGCTCTCTGGGCTGGGTAGAGGTACCTGAAGAGGACCTGGCACCGGGGAAGAGCAGTATTGCAGTCAATAACTGCATCCAGCAGCTGGCCCAGACCCGCAGCCGGAGCCAGCTCCCAGATGGTGCCTGGGGTGAG GGCCAGAACATGCTGATGATCCTGAAGAAGGATGCCATGAGCCTGGTGAATCCCCTGGACCACAGTCTGATCCACTGCCAGCCTCTGGTGCACATCCGTGTGTGGGGCGTGGGGAGCTCCAAGGGTCG TGACAG GGACTTCGCTTTTGTGGCGAGTGACAAAGACAGCTGTATGCTCAAGTGCCATGTGTTTCGCTGTGATGTTCCTGCCAAGGCCATTGCCAGTGTCCTACATGGGCTTTGTGCCCAG ATCTTGTCAGAGCGAGTAGGGGTCAGTGGTGATGCCTCTTGCTGCTCCCCAGATCCTATCTCCCCTGAAGACCTGCCACGGCAAG TGGAGTTGctggatgcagtgagccaggCTGCTCAGAAGTATGAGGCACTGTACATGGGGACACTGCCAGTCACCAAAGCCATGG GCATGGATGTGCTGAACGAGGCCATTGGTGCCCTCACTGCCAGGGGGGACCGGAATGCCTGGGTCCCCACCACGCTCAGTGTGTCTGACTCTCTCATGACTGCATACTCCATTCAG gcagaggccagTACAGAGGAGGAGCCATTGTGGCAGTGCCCTGTGCGCCTTGTGACATTTATTGGTGTTGGCCGCGACCCACACACCTTTGGCCTCATCGCTGACCTGGGCCGTCAGAGCTTCCAGTGCGCAGCCTTCTGGTGCCAGCCCCATGCAGGGGGACTCTCCGAAGCTGTGCAGGCTGCCTGTATG GTTCAGTACCAGAAGTGTCTTGTGGCCTCTGCAGCTCGAGGCAAGGCCTGGGGTGCCCAGGCCCGTGCCCGCCTGCGGCTCAAGCGGACCAGCTCCATGGATTCCCCGGGAggacccctgcccctccccctgctCAAAGGAGGGGTTGGCAGTGCAGGGGCAACCCCTCGAAAGCGGGGTGTCTTCTCTTTCCTTGATGCCTTCCGGCTGAAACCCTCTCTGCTCCATATGCCCTAA
- the LOC101027890 gene encoding SLC35A4 upstream microprotein — protein MADDKDSLPKLKDLAFLKKQLERLQRRVEDEVSTGVGQDGSLLSSPFLKGFLAGYVVAKLRASAVLGFAVGTCTGIYAAQAYAVPNVEKTLRDYLQSLRKGPD, from the exons ATGGCGGATGACAAG GATTCTCTGCCTAAGCTTAAGGACCTGGCATTTCTCAAGAAGCAACTGGAACGCCTGCAGCGACGCGTGGAAGACGAAGTCAGCACTGGAGTGGGCCAG GATGGCTCGCTATTGTCCTCCCCATTCCTCAAGGGATTCCTGGCTGGCTATGTGGTGGCCAAACTGAGGGCATCAGCAGTATTGGGTTTTGCTGTGGGCACCTGCACTGGCATCTATGCAGCTCAGGCATATGCTGTGCCCAATGTGGAGAAGACATTAAGGGACTATTTGCAGTCGCTACGCAAGGGGCCTGACTAG
- the LOC104652350 gene encoding uncharacterized protein LOC104652350 isoform X2 encodes MQVRQVRPTLWDAVEEARARRAGLRPLRLSLLGDTLTDSGLSQLGRALRELQVVKAWSQCPKSQMPKGARSEAVGLPEPQVTDSPASQSPCLEGEPQGTMASLRHELHQKNPLRHPKEQVIPNVPQEQPEAVGGVKSYRAQLTCPCLPGPNVREKYETFDK; translated from the exons ATGCAGGTGAGACAGGTGAGGCCCACCCTGTGGGATGCAGTAGAAGAGGCTCGGGCCCGCCGGGCTGGTCTGAGGCCCCTGCGTTTAAGCCTCCTTGGGGACACCCTGACGGACAGTGGACTAAGCCAGTTGGGCAGGGCACTGCGGGAGCTACAG GTGGTAAAAGCGTGGAGCCAGTGCCCAAAAAGCCAGATGCCCAAAGGAGCCAGAAGTGAGGCGGTGGGGCTTCCAGAACCACAG GTGACAGATTCACCAGCAAGCCAGAGCCCATGCCTTGAGGGAGAGCCCCAGG GAACAATGGCATCCCTAAGGCATGAGCTCCACCAAAAGAATCCTCTCAGGCACCCTAAGGAACAGGTAATACCTAATGTACCCCAGGAACAACCTGAAGCCGTAGGGGGAGTGAAGAGCTACAGAGCCCAGCTAACGTGTCCCTGCTTACCCGGCCCCAATGTCAGGGAGAAATATGAAACTTTTGACAAATAA
- the SRA1 gene encoding steroid receptor RNA activator 1, producing the protein MTRRPAGQAEVEMAELYVKPGNKERGWNDPPQFSYGLQTQAGGPRRTLLTKRVAAPQDGSPRVPASETSGPPPMGPPPPSSKAPTSPPVGSGPSSGVEPTSFPVESEALMEDVLRPLEQALEDCRGHTKKQVCDDISRRLALLQEQWAGGKLSIPVKKRMALLVQELSTHQWDAADDIHRSLMVDHVTEVSQWMVGVKRLIAEKRSLLSEEAASEEKSAATAEENQTIPGFQ; encoded by the exons ATGACGCGCCGCCCCGCTGGCCAAGCGGAAGTGGAGATGGCGGAGCTGTACGTGAAGCCGG GCAACAAGGAGCGCGGTTGGAACGACCCGCCGCAGTTCTCATACGGGCTGCAGACCCAGGCCGGCGGACCCAGGCGCACGCTACTCACCAAGAGGGTTGCCGCACCCCAGGATGGATCCCCTAGAG TCCCTGCCTCAGAGACTTCTGGGCCTCCCCCAATGGGGCCTCCACCTCCTTCAAGTAAGGCTCCCACGTCCCCACCCGTGGGGAGTGGTCCTTCCTCTGGTGTGGAGCCCACAAGTTTCCCAGTTGAGTCTGAGGCTCTGATGGAAGATGTGCTGAGACCTTTGGAACAGGCATTGGAAGACTGCCGTGGCCACACAAAG AAACAGGTATGTGATGACATCAGCCGACGCCTGGCACTGCTGCAGGAACAGTGGGCTGGAGGAAAGTTGTCAATACCTGTAAAGAAGAGAATGGCTCTGCTGGTGCAAG AGCTTTCAACCCACCAGTGGGATGCAGCAGATGACATCCACCGCTCACTCATGGTTGACCATGTGACTGAGGTCAGTCAGTGGATGGTAGGAGTTAAAAGATTAATTGCGGAAAAGAGGAGTCTGCTTTCAGAGGAGGCAGCCAGTGAAGAGAAATCTGCAGCCACAGCTGAGGAGAACCAGACCATACCGGGCTTCCAGTAG
- the SLC35A4 gene encoding putative UDP-sugar transporter protein SLC35A4: MSIEDGGMQGLGRPRQARWTLMLLLSTAMYGAHAPLLALCHVNGHVPFRPSSAVLLTELTKLLLCAFSLLVGWQAWPQGAPPWRQAAPFALSALLYGANNNLVIYLQRYMDPSTYQVLSNLKIGSTALLYCLCLRHRLSVRQGLALLLLMAAGACYAAGGLQVPGNTFPSPLPAAAASPMPLHITPLGLLLLILYCLISGLSSVYTELLMKRQRLPLALQNLFLYTFGVLLNLGLHAGGGPGPGLLEGFSGWAALVVLSQALNGLLMSAVMKHGSSITRLFVVSCSLVVNAVLSAVLLRLQLTAAFFLATLLIGLAMRLYYGSR; encoded by the coding sequence ATGAGTATAGAGGATGGGGGTATGCAGGGCCTGGGCCGTCCCAGGCAGGCCCGCTGGACCTTGATGCTACTCCTATCCACTGCTATGTATGGTGCCCATGCCCCATTGCTGGCGCTGTGCCATGTGAACGGTCATGTGCCCTTCCGGCCCTCCTCAGCCGTGCTGCTGACTGAACTGACCAAACTACTGTTATGCGCCTTCTCCCTTCTGGTGGGCTGGCAAGCATGGCCCCAGGGGGCCCCACCCTGGCGCCAGGCTGCTCCCTTCGCACTATCAGCTCTGCTCTATGGCGCTAACAACAACCTGGTGATCTATCTTCAGCGTTACATGGACCCCAGCACCTATCAGGTGCTGAGCAATCTCAAGATTGGAAGCACAGCCCTGCTctactgcctctgcctccggCACCGCCTCTCTGTGCGTCAGGGGTTagcgctgctgctgctgatggctGCAGGAGCCTGCTATGCAGCGGGGGGCCTTCAAGTTCCTGGGAACACCTTTCCCAGTCCCCTTCCGGCAGCTGCTGCCAGCCCCATGCCCCTGCATATCACTCCACTGGGCCTGCTGCTTCTCATCCTGTACTGCCTCATCTCAGGCTTGTCTTCAGTGTACACAGAGCTCCTCATGAAGCGACAGCGGCTGCCCCTGGCACTTCAGAACCTCTTCCTCTACACTTTTGGTGTGCTCCTGAATTTAGGTCTGCATGCTGGCGGCGGCCCCGGCCCAGGCCTCCTGGAAGGTTTCTCAGGATGGGCAGCGCTTGTGGTGCTGAGCCAGGCGCTAAATGGATTGCTCATGTCCGCGGTCATGAAGCACGGCAGCAGCATCACGCGCCTCTTTGTGGTGTCCTGCTCACTGGTGGTCAACGCCGTGCTCTCCGCAGTCCTGCTGCGGCTGCAGCTCACAGCCGCCTTCTTCCTGGCCACATTGCTCATTGGCCTGGCCATGCGCCTGTACTATGGCAGCCGCTAG